One Chlorobaculum limnaeum genomic window carries:
- a CDS encoding Ni/Fe hydrogenase subunit alpha produces MKVDFNIDIHHLPRVEGHGDIRISVRDGKLADAKWAVVETPRFFEVMVKGLSAERVPFLTSRICGICSISHSLASIRSLERAMQITPPETARVIRLLAMHGETLQSHALHLFFLAAPDFAGTPSVVPLLQSHPEVVEAGLMLKELGNELSIATCGRATHPVSLVLGGVSKAPSKQRLAEIRRMNVERRAMLDRASDFFMTLRIPEFVRETEFISLRDGESYPYIGGNLVSTDGVVRDENDYLLMTNEYTVDFSTSKFTRVSRESSAAGALARFNNNFDQLHPRAKEAAAAFGLQPVCHNPFMNNVAQLVECHHIVASTEAIIDQLLDDDLKDIRTSYKPRAGAATGAVEAPRGVLYHYMETDENGKVVKADCIIPTTQNNANIHHDLHALAEQALAEGKGEKEVEKLCEMLVRSYDPCISCSVH; encoded by the coding sequence ATGAAGGTTGATTTCAACATTGACATCCACCACCTGCCGAGGGTCGAGGGGCACGGCGATATTCGCATTTCGGTGAGGGACGGCAAACTCGCCGACGCCAAATGGGCGGTGGTCGAGACGCCGCGCTTCTTCGAAGTGATGGTCAAGGGACTCAGCGCCGAGCGGGTGCCGTTCCTCACCTCGCGCATCTGCGGCATCTGCTCGATCAGCCATTCGCTGGCCAGCATCCGCTCGCTCGAACGCGCCATGCAGATCACGCCGCCCGAAACGGCGCGCGTCATCCGCCTGCTCGCCATGCACGGCGAAACGCTGCAAAGCCACGCGCTGCACCTCTTCTTCCTCGCCGCGCCGGACTTTGCGGGCACGCCGAGCGTCGTGCCGCTCTTGCAGTCGCACCCGGAGGTGGTCGAGGCGGGCCTGATGCTCAAGGAGCTTGGCAACGAACTGAGCATCGCTACCTGCGGACGCGCCACGCACCCGGTCAGCCTCGTGCTTGGCGGCGTCAGCAAGGCCCCGTCGAAGCAGCGCCTCGCCGAAATCAGGCGGATGAATGTCGAACGCCGCGCGATGCTCGACCGCGCCAGCGACTTTTTCATGACGCTCCGGATTCCGGAGTTCGTGCGCGAAACCGAGTTTATCTCCCTGCGCGACGGCGAGAGCTACCCCTACATCGGCGGCAACCTCGTCTCGACCGACGGCGTCGTGCGCGACGAGAACGACTATCTGCTGATGACCAACGAATACACGGTCGATTTCTCGACCTCCAAGTTCACGAGAGTCAGCCGCGAGTCGTCAGCCGCCGGGGCGCTGGCGAGGTTCAACAATAACTTCGACCAGCTCCATCCGCGAGCTAAGGAAGCCGCCGCCGCCTTCGGCCTCCAGCCGGTCTGCCACAACCCCTTCATGAACAATGTCGCCCAGCTCGTCGAGTGCCACCACATCGTCGCCAGCACCGAAGCGATCATCGACCAACTGCTCGACGACGATTTGAAGGACATCCGCACCAGCTACAAACCCCGCGCCGGAGCCGCCACCGGAGCCGTCGAAGCGCCGCGAGGCGTACTCTACCACTACATGGAAACGGATGAGAACGGCAAAGTGGTCAAAGCCGACTGCATCATCCCGACCACGCAGAACAACGCCAACATACACCACGACCTCCACGCCCTCGCCGAACAGGCGTTGGCCGAAGGCAAGGGGGAAAAAGAGGTTGAAAAGCTCTGTGAAATGCTGGTACGGTCATATGACCCGTGCATTTCGTGTTCGGTGCATTGA
- a CDS encoding ATP-dependent nuclease, with product MKLWNFRKFGSDSEFDLDHPNLNLNLKKGLNVIIGENDSGKTAIIDAVKLVLKTHSYEYIRVEDKDFYDRAERFRIELTFEGLTPDEGKNFTEWLGWTGAGENVKPFLKLNYDVKRKIDKILPSDVKAGVDEDGYLLTAEAKEYLKVTYLKPLRDAENELIAKRNSRLSQILLGDEAFKGKEKDNDLVQIFSDLKGKLEKFFNENDEDGHPKVGKKIKDKIDGYIKTFYGKDCETEFEASGNDIKSILEKLTLYLKDEPNPGLGTLNRLFMAAELLHLSKSNWSGLRLGLVEELEAHLHPQSQMQVIEALQKLDKIQLILTTHSPNLASKLNLENLIICNNANAFPMGEAYTKLEKDNYKFLEKFLDTTKANLFFAKGVILVEGWAEEILIPSIAKAIGINLTEKGVSVVNIGHTGFDHYSKIYLRKEEPHMTIPVAVITDSDIREYEKNGDNYIKKDDQTVKQETVRKIGEIDGKAAQNVKYFPASNWTLEYSLFKSTRLSIVFQNAAKAVHTRTDWDADFEKSLAKKLINKGLKKTEIAYHIANAIDEDLKKRRTDYINFRGCC from the coding sequence ATAAAACTCTGGAATTTTAGAAAATTCGGTTCAGATAGCGAATTTGATTTAGATCATCCGAATTTAAATTTAAACCTAAAAAAAGGTTTGAATGTAATTATTGGTGAAAATGATTCGGGAAAAACAGCCATTATTGATGCTGTAAAACTTGTACTTAAGACGCATAGTTATGAATATATAAGAGTAGAAGATAAAGACTTTTACGATAGAGCTGAACGTTTCAGAATAGAATTGACTTTTGAGGGGCTGACCCCCGATGAAGGCAAAAACTTTACAGAATGGCTGGGTTGGACAGGGGCAGGTGAAAATGTAAAACCATTTTTAAAATTGAATTATGATGTAAAACGTAAAATAGATAAGATTTTGCCAAGTGATGTAAAAGCTGGAGTTGATGAAGACGGTTATTTGCTTACGGCTGAAGCTAAGGAGTATCTGAAAGTAACATATTTAAAGCCTTTACGTGATGCCGAAAACGAGCTGATTGCAAAACGCAATTCTAGGTTGTCTCAAATTCTTTTGGGGGATGAGGCGTTTAAAGGTAAAGAAAAAGATAATGATTTGGTGCAAATCTTTTCAGATTTAAAAGGAAAGTTGGAGAAATTTTTTAACGAAAATGATGAGGATGGACACCCTAAAGTAGGTAAAAAAATTAAAGATAAGATTGATGGTTACATAAAAACCTTTTACGGAAAAGATTGTGAAACAGAATTTGAAGCGTCGGGAAACGACATCAAAAGCATTCTTGAAAAACTAACGTTGTATTTGAAAGACGAACCGAATCCTGGCTTAGGAACGTTGAATCGTTTATTTATGGCTGCCGAATTGCTTCACTTAAGTAAATCAAATTGGAGTGGTTTGCGTTTGGGTTTAGTTGAAGAATTGGAAGCACATTTACACCCACAATCACAAATGCAAGTGATTGAAGCGCTTCAAAAACTTGATAAAATTCAACTCATTCTTACGACACATAGCCCGAATTTAGCGTCTAAACTCAATCTTGAAAACCTAATTATATGTAATAATGCTAATGCTTTTCCTATGGGCGAAGCGTATACCAAATTAGAGAAAGATAATTACAAGTTTTTAGAAAAGTTCTTGGATACTACAAAGGCAAATTTGTTTTTTGCCAAAGGTGTGATTTTGGTGGAAGGTTGGGCCGAAGAAATTCTAATTCCGAGCATTGCAAAAGCAATAGGAATCAATTTGACAGAAAAAGGTGTTTCAGTTGTAAATATTGGCCATACAGGTTTTGATCATTACTCAAAGATTTACTTACGCAAAGAAGAGCCTCATATGACAATCCCTGTTGCGGTAATCACAGATTCAGACATTAGAGAATATGAAAAGAACGGAGATAATTACATCAAAAAAGATGATCAGACAGTTAAGCAGGAAACAGTACGTAAAATAGGAGAGATTGACGGTAAAGCTGCACAAAATGTCAAATACTTTCCTGCGTCGAATTGGACTTTAGAATATTCATTATTTAAGTCAACGAGATTGAGTATAGTGTTTCAAAACGCAGCAAAAGCCGTTCATACACGAACAGATTGGGATGCTGATTTTGAGAAGTCACTTGCAAAAAAGCTTATCAACAAAGGGTTAAAAAAGACCGAAATTGCTTATCATATTGCAAACGCAATTGATGAAGATTTGAAAAAAAGAAGAACCGACTATATCAATTTTAGGGGATGCTGCTGA
- a CDS encoding UvrD-helicase domain-containing protein — MPQEIKITNEEIQYAEQLLLPIGKTFDAERRDFIRNFNTIDLQAVPGGGKTTALLAKLLILERKLPFGTGSGILVLSHTNAAIDEIKEKIQAYCPRLFSYPNFIGTIQSFVDIFLAIPFYISKYKKKPIRIDNEIYDEKIKACVDKIWLHRFNLSNDTNKKVAHIKNNNEGLFYDVRFQFSNGIRLVKKLNGDVLEIKKPRGNARNYCDYSQQEKQEVCRWFLEFKKTILKSGILHFDDAYFLADVYLNKIPGIKTILQKRFAFVFVDEMQDMDTHQYNLLENIFYDEGNSVSKIQRIGDKNQAIYNSVKATDIWQDRPEILRLNGSQRLSKPIADIVKKFALYNDDTFDIVGRNECTIKPHILVFENDTIEKIIPLFAQIVRKNNLANSEKPIKVVCWNTEWSDDADLQDTTKLRLEDYYKGFKKEKGKPKQDYDNLKSYLLYYEKKQTLESLRKNILNAFLKILRLENINTTDDRSYTKKKLIDFIYNTDVQKYDELNLNLYKWSIGITQEKTNEVWSSIKAYTPTLLAIFNKTISESLDFINNASRDMRVEKTENLALTNHYIEDGLKIEITSVHAVKGQTHCATLYLESFYKKGYGNYESERLRNQFVGAQTVTETLATVKNSHDLIKQSTKMAYVGFSRPTDLLCIAVHKERFEKLLSDINRDEWEIIEVKK; from the coding sequence ATGCCACAGGAGATTAAAATAACAAATGAAGAAATTCAATATGCAGAGCAATTGCTTTTGCCTATTGGTAAGACGTTTGATGCAGAGCGAAGAGATTTTATTCGGAATTTCAATACAATAGATTTACAAGCTGTTCCAGGGGGTGGAAAAACAACAGCTTTACTTGCAAAGTTGCTGATTTTAGAACGTAAACTCCCATTTGGCACCGGTTCAGGTATTTTGGTTTTATCGCACACCAATGCAGCCATTGATGAGATAAAAGAGAAAATTCAAGCGTATTGCCCGAGACTATTTTCATATCCAAATTTTATTGGAACAATACAGAGTTTTGTTGACATTTTTTTAGCTATTCCGTTTTATATTTCAAAGTATAAGAAAAAACCAATACGGATAGATAATGAGATTTACGACGAAAAGATAAAAGCTTGTGTTGACAAAATTTGGTTACATAGATTTAACTTAAGTAATGATACTAATAAGAAAGTTGCTCATATCAAAAATAACAATGAGGGGTTGTTTTATGACGTCAGATTTCAGTTTTCAAATGGAATTAGGTTAGTTAAAAAGTTAAACGGTGATGTTCTGGAAATCAAAAAACCACGAGGAAATGCCCGAAATTATTGTGATTATTCACAGCAGGAAAAACAGGAAGTGTGTAGATGGTTTCTAGAATTTAAAAAAACAATATTAAAATCAGGTATTTTACACTTTGATGATGCTTATTTTTTAGCTGATGTTTATTTGAATAAAATACCCGGGATAAAAACTATTTTGCAAAAACGCTTCGCTTTTGTTTTTGTAGATGAAATGCAGGATATGGACACGCATCAGTACAATTTGCTGGAAAACATTTTTTATGATGAGGGAAACAGTGTTTCAAAAATTCAAAGAATTGGTGATAAAAATCAAGCAATCTATAATTCAGTAAAAGCAACAGATATTTGGCAAGACAGACCAGAAATTTTAAGACTTAACGGAAGTCAGCGATTAAGTAAACCAATCGCAGATATAGTGAAAAAATTTGCCTTGTACAACGATGATACATTTGATATTGTCGGACGAAATGAATGTACCATAAAACCGCATATTTTGGTTTTTGAAAATGACACAATTGAAAAAATCATTCCCCTTTTTGCTCAAATTGTAAGAAAAAATAATTTAGCCAATTCTGAAAAGCCGATCAAAGTTGTTTGCTGGAATACAGAGTGGAGTGACGATGCTGATCTCCAAGATACCACGAAACTGCGTTTAGAAGACTATTACAAAGGCTTCAAAAAAGAAAAAGGAAAACCAAAGCAAGATTACGATAACCTGAAAAGTTATTTGTTGTACTACGAGAAAAAGCAAACCTTAGAATCTTTGCGTAAGAATATATTGAACGCTTTCCTTAAAATTTTGCGTTTGGAAAATATCAATACAACAGACGACAGATCTTACACAAAGAAAAAGTTGATTGACTTTATTTACAACACAGACGTTCAGAAGTATGATGAATTGAATTTGAATCTTTACAAGTGGTCAATCGGAATAACTCAAGAAAAAACTAACGAAGTTTGGAGCAGTATAAAAGCATATACACCTACTCTGCTTGCAATTTTTAATAAAACCATTTCAGAAAGTTTAGATTTTATCAATAATGCCAGCAGGGATATGCGGGTCGAAAAAACCGAAAATTTAGCATTAACAAATCATTACATAGAGGACGGACTTAAAATTGAGATTACAAGCGTTCATGCAGTAAAAGGGCAAACGCATTGTGCGACATTATATTTGGAATCATTTTATAAAAAAGGATATGGGAACTATGAATCTGAGCGACTACGAAATCAGTTTGTTGGAGCACAAACGGTAACAGAAACATTGGCTACTGTCAAAAATAGTCATGACTTAATAAAGCAATCAACGAAAATGGCTTACGTTGGTTTCTCTCGCCCAACAGATTTGCTTTGTATTGCAGTACATAAGGAAAGATTCGAAAAATTACTGAGTGATATAAATAGAGACGAGTGGGAAATAATAGAAGTTAAAAAATGA
- a CDS encoding type II toxin-antitoxin system Phd/YefM family antitoxin — MKYRDSIKPISYLKTHAAEVVRDVCSNREPMIITDHGEAKVIVQDIHAYEQTQESLALLKMLAQSTASIERGEYKPAGEAFDAIKKRIDEKRGS, encoded by the coding sequence ATGAAATACCGTGACTCGATCAAGCCCATCAGTTACCTGAAAACTCATGCCGCCGAGGTTGTCCGGGATGTGTGCAGTAACAGGGAACCCATGATCATCACGGATCACGGCGAGGCGAAGGTGATCGTGCAGGACATCCATGCTTATGAGCAGACGCAGGAAAGTCTCGCGCTGCTCAAGATGCTGGCGCAGTCTACGGCGAGCATCGAACGTGGAGAGTACAAACCTGCCGGAGAAGCGTTCGATGCGATCAAAAAACGTATCGATGAAAAGCGTGGTTCATGA